The following proteins come from a genomic window of Streptomyces sp. GS7:
- a CDS encoding RNA polymerase sigma factor, which yields MPESSERGTPGRTHPGTGREYAAQPFVTYGTDGGSAATVPGLSAAPDAITLEVAPVQTQTLPDAPPAGTPAAPALADLPTGQVTVPQQPEPPAAEMVLEEITPEPPPRPGTVSPSSDLFRQYLREIGRIPLLTAAEEVELARRVEAGLFAEEKLTGTPDLDSQLAYDLDKLVVLGRMAKRRLIEANLRLVVSVAKRYVGRGLTMLDLVQEGNLGLIRAVEKFDYARGYKFSTYATWWIRQAMSRALADQARTIRVPVHVVELINRVVRVQRRMLQEHGCEPTPEEVAASLDLTEERVSEVLRLAQEPVSLHAPVGEEEDVALGDLIEDGDAASPVESAAFLLLREHLDAVLSTLGERERKVVQLRYGLADGRPRTLEEIGRIFGVTRERIRQIESKTLNKLRDHAFADQLRGYLD from the coding sequence GTGCCTGAGTCCTCGGAGCGCGGCACACCCGGTCGTACGCACCCCGGTACGGGCCGCGAGTACGCCGCGCAGCCGTTCGTGACGTACGGGACGGACGGCGGCTCGGCCGCGACCGTTCCCGGGCTTTCTGCCGCCCCAGACGCGATCACCCTGGAGGTCGCCCCCGTGCAGACCCAGACCCTCCCCGACGCACCGCCCGCCGGCACACCGGCCGCCCCCGCCCTCGCCGACCTGCCGACCGGGCAGGTCACGGTCCCGCAGCAGCCCGAACCCCCCGCCGCCGAGATGGTCCTGGAGGAGATCACCCCCGAGCCGCCGCCCCGCCCCGGGACCGTCAGCCCGTCCTCCGACCTGTTCCGCCAGTACCTCCGCGAGATCGGCCGGATCCCGCTGCTCACCGCCGCCGAGGAGGTCGAGCTCGCCCGCCGCGTCGAGGCCGGCCTGTTCGCCGAGGAGAAGCTCACCGGCACCCCCGACCTGGACTCCCAACTCGCCTACGACCTCGACAAGTTGGTGGTCCTGGGCCGGATGGCCAAGCGCCGCCTCATCGAGGCCAACCTGCGCCTCGTGGTCTCCGTCGCCAAGCGCTACGTCGGCCGCGGGCTGACCATGCTCGACCTCGTCCAGGAGGGAAACCTCGGACTGATCCGCGCCGTCGAGAAGTTCGACTACGCCCGCGGCTACAAGTTCTCCACCTACGCGACCTGGTGGATCCGCCAGGCCATGTCCCGCGCCCTCGCCGACCAGGCCCGCACCATCCGCGTCCCCGTCCATGTCGTCGAGCTGATCAACCGCGTCGTACGGGTCCAGCGCCGGATGCTCCAGGAGCACGGCTGCGAACCGACCCCCGAGGAGGTCGCGGCCAGCCTCGACCTCACCGAGGAACGCGTCAGCGAGGTGCTGCGGCTCGCCCAGGAACCGGTCTCCCTGCACGCCCCCGTGGGCGAGGAGGAGGACGTCGCCCTCGGCGACCTCATCGAGGACGGCGACGCCGCCTCCCCCGTCGAGTCCGCCGCGTTCCTGCTGCTTCGCGAGCACCTCGACGCGGTCCTCTCCACCCTCGGCGAACGCGAGCGCAAGGTCGTCCAGCTCCGCTACGGCCTGGCCGACGGCCGTCCCCGCACCCTGGAGGAGATCGGCCGGATCTTCGGCGTCACCCGCGAGCGGATACGGCAGATCGAGTCCAAGACCCTCAACAAACTCCGCGACCACGCCTTCGCCGACCAGCTCCGCGGCTATCTCGACTGA
- a CDS encoding carbohydrate ABC transporter permease: MGTAEPQPRARRTARRRVLPYLLIAPTVLALAAVLGYPLADLVLLSFQDMTRRELFSGTAPPWAGLAHYRSILTDGFFWTVLGRTVLFTVVCASATMVLSMLVALLMRRVARWVRTVMTGVLVAVWAMPVMVAASIFRWLSDADDGVVNWLLGQLPGLDFGKHNWFEDPWQGFAVITGVVVWGTVPFAAVTLHAALLQIPAEWEEAARVDGARGLRLFRHVTFPAVKPSAVLVTSLCAIWDFGVFNQIWLMRGGQPEKDYYLLGVYSFTESFAVNRYSAGAALAVLTVLMLLGGAVVYIRQLVHLGETE, translated from the coding sequence GTGGGGACCGCGGAGCCGCAGCCGCGCGCGCGGCGCACCGCCCGGCGGCGGGTGCTGCCCTACCTGCTGATCGCGCCGACCGTGCTCGCCCTCGCCGCCGTCCTCGGCTACCCGCTCGCCGACCTGGTGCTGCTGTCCTTCCAGGACATGACCCGCCGCGAGCTCTTCTCCGGGACCGCGCCGCCCTGGGCCGGACTGGCGCACTACCGGTCGATCCTGACCGACGGGTTCTTCTGGACGGTCCTCGGGCGCACCGTGCTGTTCACGGTGGTCTGCGCGTCGGCGACGATGGTGCTGTCGATGCTGGTGGCGCTGCTGATGCGGCGGGTGGCGCGTTGGGTGCGGACGGTCATGACCGGGGTGCTGGTCGCCGTGTGGGCGATGCCCGTCATGGTCGCGGCGTCCATCTTCCGCTGGTTGTCGGACGCCGACGACGGCGTCGTCAACTGGCTGCTGGGACAGCTGCCCGGACTGGACTTCGGCAAGCACAACTGGTTCGAGGACCCCTGGCAGGGATTCGCCGTGATCACCGGTGTCGTCGTCTGGGGCACCGTGCCGTTCGCCGCGGTCACCCTGCACGCCGCGCTCCTGCAGATCCCCGCGGAATGGGAGGAGGCGGCCCGCGTCGACGGTGCCCGCGGACTCCGGCTGTTCCGGCACGTCACCTTCCCCGCGGTCAAACCGTCGGCGGTTCTGGTCACCTCGCTCTGCGCGATCTGGGATTTCGGGGTGTTCAACCAGATCTGGCTGATGCGCGGCGGCCAGCCCGAGAAGGACTACTACCTTCTCGGGGTCTATTCGTTCACCGAGTCCTTCGCCGTCAACCGCTACAGCGCGGGCGCGGCCCTCGCCGTCCTCACCGTCCTCATGCTGCTGGGCGGCGCAGTCGTCTACATCCGCCAGCTCGTCCACCTGGGGGAGACCGAGTGA
- a CDS encoding N,N-dimethylformamidase beta subunit family domain-containing protein: MSTDAGEFRVRFYRLGRELAFMAETGPYPGVPAAAPPHPDGVREHASPAVDWDWPPYDHRIPDDWPPGIYLAHFVEEEGRGEGEERRARDVALLDDTGIAGFGREFFVVRPRHPGAGGARILYKKSTYTRHAYNRADRADVQRAASLYDHPVYQEGGADRPRGHQLSLHRPGGVDDLAYWDAPFIAWLERSGYEVEYCTDLDLHEDPGLLAPYRLLLSVGHDEYWSAAMRAQVAEFVRGGGNVAFLSANTCWWRVHPVDGNSAFVSDTDHHVGTEYPHLPATDLWWPAPPDGVGEPENALTGVSFRNGGMWPGDWPGDRPREGYRVQHADHWVYEGTGLRDGTDGGAQDALGAGTALIGYECDGAAFATDADGVARATGADGTPESFLILGIYLLDPVHDDFHHLRWGHWNCPEREAAITSPRAATMGLYTAGGTVFTAGTTDWPVVCGRELDPGVVRVTRNVLNRLAGPATADR, from the coding sequence GTGTCGACGGATGCCGGGGAATTCCGGGTCCGTTTCTACCGGCTGGGACGGGAACTCGCCTTCATGGCGGAGACCGGCCCGTATCCGGGTGTCCCGGCCGCCGCGCCGCCGCATCCGGACGGCGTCCGGGAGCATGCCTCGCCGGCCGTGGACTGGGACTGGCCGCCGTACGACCACCGCATCCCCGACGACTGGCCGCCGGGGATCTATCTCGCCCACTTCGTCGAGGAGGAGGGGAGGGGAGAGGGGGAGGAGAGGCGCGCCCGGGACGTTGCGCTGTTGGACGACACGGGGATCGCCGGTTTCGGCCGGGAGTTCTTCGTGGTCCGGCCGCGGCATCCCGGCGCGGGCGGGGCCCGCATCCTCTACAAGAAGTCGACCTACACCCGACACGCCTACAACCGCGCGGACCGCGCGGACGTCCAGCGGGCCGCCAGCCTCTACGACCACCCCGTCTATCAGGAGGGCGGCGCCGACCGGCCCCGCGGCCATCAGCTCAGCCTGCACCGGCCCGGCGGCGTCGACGACCTCGCCTACTGGGACGCGCCGTTCATCGCCTGGCTGGAACGCAGCGGTTACGAGGTCGAGTACTGCACCGACCTCGACCTCCACGAGGACCCGGGGCTGCTCGCCCCGTACCGGCTGCTGCTGAGCGTCGGGCACGACGAGTACTGGAGCGCGGCGATGCGCGCCCAGGTCGCGGAGTTCGTGCGCGGGGGCGGCAACGTGGCGTTCCTCAGCGCCAACACCTGCTGGTGGCGGGTGCATCCGGTGGACGGCAACAGCGCGTTCGTCTCCGACACCGACCACCACGTGGGCACCGAGTACCCGCATCTCCCGGCGACCGACCTGTGGTGGCCGGCGCCGCCGGACGGGGTCGGGGAGCCGGAGAACGCGCTCACCGGCGTCAGCTTCCGCAACGGCGGGATGTGGCCGGGGGACTGGCCCGGCGACCGGCCCCGCGAGGGGTACCGGGTCCAGCACGCCGACCACTGGGTCTACGAGGGCACCGGCCTGCGGGACGGCACGGACGGCGGCGCCCAGGACGCCCTGGGCGCCGGGACCGCGCTGATCGGCTACGAGTGCGACGGCGCGGCCTTCGCGACGGACGCGGACGGGGTGGCCCGCGCCACCGGGGCGGACGGCACTCCCGAGTCCTTCCTCATCCTGGGGATCTACCTCCTGGATCCGGTGCACGACGACTTTCACCACCTGAGATGGGGGCACTGGAACTGCCCGGAGCGCGAGGCGGCGATCACCTCCCCGCGCGCCGCCACGATGGGGCTCTACACCGCCGGGGGCACGGTGTTCACGGCCGGAACCACCGACTGGCCGGTGGTCTGCGGCCGCGAACTGGACCCCGGGGTCGTCCGGGTGACCCGGAACGTACTGAACCGGCTGGCCGGCCCGGCTACAGCAGACCGCTGA
- a CDS encoding HAD family hydrolase, giving the protein MPDDRGDTARGGIRAVILDFYGTLVRLVEPLPPSHRSLFARRGLTEAAERWGDQWAVGPRDGEEHTAHSVSEQAYRAWEVDRLRRRARDCGVPEPVAGELAVELDRAMKDLRLALFDDVVDTLAELRARGVRVAVCSNWYWDLDRAIEDVGLAGLVDTAVTSARAGARKPHPLIYRAVLERCQVPAGQALFVGDMWEPDVAGPLACGMRAAHLWRADRVVEGVAPPLPDGAVRISSLAALSGLL; this is encoded by the coding sequence GTGCCGGACGACCGCGGGGACACCGCCCGGGGCGGCATCCGGGCCGTGATCCTCGACTTCTACGGCACCCTGGTGCGGCTGGTCGAACCGCTGCCGCCCAGCCACCGGTCGCTGTTCGCACGCCGGGGCCTGACCGAGGCCGCCGAAAGGTGGGGCGACCAGTGGGCGGTCGGGCCCCGGGACGGCGAGGAGCACACCGCCCACTCCGTCAGCGAACAGGCCTACCGCGCCTGGGAGGTGGACCGGCTGCGGCGCCGGGCGCGGGACTGCGGCGTCCCGGAGCCGGTGGCCGGCGAACTCGCCGTGGAACTCGACCGGGCGATGAAGGACCTCCGGCTGGCGCTCTTCGACGACGTCGTGGACACGCTGGCGGAGCTGCGCGCCCGGGGCGTGCGCGTGGCGGTCTGCTCCAACTGGTACTGGGACCTGGACCGCGCCATCGAGGACGTCGGCCTGGCCGGGCTGGTGGACACCGCGGTCACCTCGGCCCGCGCCGGCGCCCGCAAACCGCACCCGCTGATCTACCGGGCGGTGCTGGAACGGTGCCAAGTGCCCGCCGGGCAGGCGCTGTTCGTCGGGGACATGTGGGAGCCGGACGTCGCGGGCCCGCTGGCCTGCGGGATGCGGGCCGCGCATCTGTGGCGGGCCGACCGCGTCGTCGAGGGGGTGGCCCCGCCGCTGCCGGACGGGGCCGTGCGGATCTCCTCGCTGGCCGCGCTCAGCGGTCTGCTGTAG
- a CDS encoding YtxH domain-containing protein, translated as MRYRLTFIAGLAVGYVLGTRAGRERYEQLRKGAQRIARNPAVRNTAESAALTGRQTATRVFGTVSAKVEGRLPAPVAERVRSLREQRANDEDDWGTSNT; from the coding sequence ATGCGCTACCGGCTCACGTTCATCGCGGGACTGGCGGTGGGATATGTGCTCGGGACCCGGGCCGGCCGGGAGCGGTACGAGCAGCTGCGGAAGGGCGCGCAGCGGATCGCGCGGAACCCCGCGGTCCGCAACACCGCCGAGTCCGCCGCGCTGACCGGGCGGCAGACCGCGACCAGGGTGTTCGGGACGGTTTCCGCGAAGGTCGAGGGGCGGCTGCCCGCGCCGGTCGCCGAGCGGGTGCGGTCGCTGCGCGAGCAGCGCGCGAACGACGAGGACGACTGGGGCACCAGCAACACCTGA
- a CDS encoding class I SAM-dependent methyltransferase, translating into MGSEFRVRELVLGIEGLALLRHAMDADEEFIAARLAEIRSYADDSAATRPDRRKPVSELDAADGYASWSSRYDSLPSAYLEVEEPILHGLLDRGPAGTALDAACGTGRQTAALAARGYRTIGVDQSPEMLAHAHRKAPGAEFREGHLEKLPLDDDSVDLAVCSLALTHLPDLSSGIGELARVVRPGGRVIVSDLHPFVTTLQGQCIFVHDNDRLAFVRNHRHLHSSYLSAFADAGLTVRECHEPVFNGRLAPGGYEESIADAARAAWEGIPLVVIWAAEKPETSAA; encoded by the coding sequence ATGGGCAGTGAATTCCGGGTAAGGGAACTGGTACTGGGCATTGAGGGACTGGCCCTGCTACGGCATGCGATGGACGCCGACGAGGAATTCATCGCGGCGCGCCTGGCCGAGATCCGCAGCTACGCCGACGACAGCGCCGCCACCCGCCCGGACCGCCGTAAGCCGGTCAGCGAACTCGACGCCGCGGACGGCTACGCGTCCTGGTCCAGCCGCTACGACTCGCTGCCGAGCGCCTACCTGGAGGTCGAGGAGCCGATTCTGCACGGCCTGCTGGACCGCGGCCCGGCCGGCACCGCCCTGGACGCGGCCTGCGGCACCGGCCGCCAGACCGCCGCCCTGGCCGCCCGCGGCTACCGCACCATCGGCGTCGACCAGTCACCCGAAATGCTCGCGCACGCCCACCGGAAAGCACCCGGCGCGGAATTCCGCGAGGGCCATCTGGAAAAACTCCCGCTGGATGACGACAGCGTCGACCTCGCCGTCTGCTCCCTCGCCCTGACCCATCTCCCGGACCTTTCCTCCGGTATCGGCGAACTGGCCCGGGTGGTCCGCCCCGGCGGCCGGGTCATCGTCTCCGACCTGCATCCGTTCGTCACCACGCTCCAGGGCCAGTGCATTTTCGTCCACGACAACGACCGGCTGGCATTCGTCCGCAACCACCGCCATCTCCACAGCAGTTATCTCTCCGCCTTCGCCGACGCCGGGCTGACCGTACGGGAATGCCACGAACCGGTCTTCAACGGGCGGCTGGCACCGGGCGGTTACGAGGAGTCCATCGCCGACGCCGCCCGCGCCGCCTGGGAGGGAATCCCCCTGGTCGTCATCTGGGCCGCCGAGAAGCCCGAAACGAGCGCCGCATGA
- a CDS encoding serine/threonine protein kinase, with product MTEYGTTAADPATRPLKVNSWNGWDPLRHVVVGRADNTVVQAPEPAVRRDFPDDGFPLGTYGPMPADMTAEANEQLDNFAELLRRRGIRVDRPTPLDFSQQVSTPDWSQESMSGCMPPRDLLLTVGNEILEATMSYRSRWFEYLCYRPLLQRLFDADENMRWEAAPKPRLTDASYKPGFWDTYNTLGTEEQLARVRDYDLVLTEAEPLFDAADIARFGKDLFVQLSFVTNRGGYRWLKSHFPDFRVHAVTSTNTHPLHIDATWVPLRPGLVLHCGERLADAELMEFFRRNDWEVIEAVQPASWEHQPRLSYCSPWLAGNMLNLDPNTLCIEEKEVPLADQLSSYGFEIVPVPFRAVGPFGGGLHCATFDIERDGTLEDYFPHRHGRY from the coding sequence GTGACTGAGTACGGCACGACGGCCGCAGATCCGGCCACCCGGCCCCTGAAGGTCAACTCCTGGAACGGCTGGGACCCCCTGCGGCATGTCGTCGTCGGACGCGCCGACAACACGGTCGTACAGGCCCCAGAACCGGCCGTCCGGCGGGACTTCCCCGACGACGGCTTCCCGCTGGGCACCTACGGCCCGATGCCGGCCGACATGACCGCCGAGGCCAACGAACAGCTGGACAACTTCGCCGAGTTGCTGCGCCGCCGCGGCATCCGCGTCGACCGCCCCACCCCCCTCGACTTCAGTCAGCAGGTCAGCACGCCCGACTGGTCGCAGGAGTCGATGTCCGGCTGCATGCCGCCGCGCGATCTGCTGCTGACCGTCGGCAACGAGATCCTCGAAGCGACCATGTCGTACCGCAGCCGCTGGTTCGAGTACCTCTGCTACCGGCCGCTCCTGCAGCGCCTCTTCGACGCCGACGAGAACATGCGCTGGGAGGCGGCGCCCAAGCCGCGGCTGACCGACGCCTCCTACAAGCCCGGTTTCTGGGACACCTACAACACCCTCGGCACCGAGGAGCAGCTGGCCCGGGTGCGCGACTACGACCTGGTGCTGACCGAGGCCGAGCCGCTGTTCGACGCGGCCGACATCGCGCGCTTCGGCAAGGACCTGTTCGTCCAGCTGTCGTTCGTCACCAACCGCGGCGGATACCGCTGGCTCAAGAGCCACTTCCCCGACTTCCGGGTGCACGCGGTGACCTCCACCAACACCCACCCGCTGCACATCGACGCCACCTGGGTGCCGCTCCGCCCCGGACTGGTGCTGCACTGCGGTGAGCGGCTGGCGGACGCCGAGCTGATGGAGTTCTTCCGCCGCAACGACTGGGAGGTCATCGAGGCGGTGCAGCCGGCCAGTTGGGAGCACCAGCCGAGGCTGTCGTACTGCAGCCCGTGGCTCGCCGGCAACATGCTCAACCTCGACCCGAACACCCTGTGCATCGAGGAGAAGGAAGTGCCGCTGGCCGACCAGCTCTCCTCGTACGGCTTCGAGATCGTGCCGGTGCCGTTCCGAGCGGTCGGCCCGTTCGGCGGCGGGCTGCACTGCGCGACCTTCGACATCGAACGGGACGGGACGCTGGAGGACTACTTCCCGCACCGCCACGGACGGTACTGA
- a CDS encoding FGGY family carbohydrate kinase: MGIVAGLDSSSESTRIVVCDADTGAVVRQGYAPHPVEKGPDVDPQAWLMSLGEAAGNGLLEGVQAIGVSAQQHGLVPLDADGNLVRPALVGNDKRAQGAAADLVDSLGGRSAWAQAVGSVPQAAHPVTKLRWLARAEPANAARIAEVMQPHDWLAWQLLGRPARRTTDRGGASATGFWSAATGTYRPDLVELALGHQVRLPEVLGPSGTAGFTPEGLLISAGTGETMAAAFGLGVGAGDAVVSLGASGSVFGIHHEALVDPSGTITSFADATGRHLPVVHTTNAVRVLRGAAELLGTDLAGLSDLALKSSPGAYGMVLLPYLEGERTPHLPHTAGSLHGMRRESMKPEHLARAAVEGMLCGLADALDVLRGRGVAVHRVFLLGAAAELGAVQTAAPGLFGAQVVVPQPADYAALGAARQAAWAWNAAHRTGTPAAGGDGGSGYPEPPQWPAAASQVFEPGEELPVWQAVRQQYAAVRDEAHPGAFQREG, encoded by the coding sequence ATGGGGATAGTCGCCGGGTTGGACAGTTCGTCCGAGAGCACACGGATCGTGGTCTGCGATGCGGACACGGGTGCCGTCGTCAGGCAGGGGTACGCACCGCACCCCGTCGAGAAGGGGCCTGATGTCGATCCTCAGGCGTGGCTGATGTCACTCGGCGAGGCCGCGGGGAACGGGCTGCTGGAGGGCGTGCAGGCCATCGGTGTCTCCGCGCAGCAGCACGGGCTGGTGCCGCTGGACGCCGACGGGAACCTCGTCCGGCCGGCGCTGGTGGGCAACGACAAGCGGGCGCAGGGCGCGGCGGCGGACCTGGTGGATTCGCTGGGCGGCCGGTCCGCGTGGGCGCAGGCCGTCGGGTCGGTGCCGCAGGCGGCGCACCCGGTGACCAAGCTGCGCTGGCTGGCGCGTGCCGAGCCGGCGAACGCGGCCCGGATCGCGGAGGTCATGCAGCCGCACGACTGGCTGGCCTGGCAGCTGCTGGGCCGGCCGGCGCGGCGGACCACGGACCGGGGCGGGGCCTCGGCGACCGGTTTCTGGTCGGCGGCGACCGGCACGTACCGGCCGGACCTGGTGGAGTTGGCGCTGGGGCATCAGGTGCGGCTTCCGGAGGTGCTGGGCCCGTCGGGCACGGCCGGTTTCACGCCGGAGGGGCTGCTGATCTCGGCCGGTACCGGCGAGACGATGGCCGCGGCCTTCGGGCTGGGGGTCGGCGCGGGCGACGCGGTGGTGTCGCTGGGCGCCTCGGGGTCGGTCTTCGGCATCCACCACGAGGCGCTGGTCGATCCGTCCGGGACGATCACCTCGTTCGCGGACGCGACGGGGCGGCATCTGCCGGTGGTGCACACCACCAACGCGGTGCGGGTACTGCGCGGTGCGGCGGAGCTGCTCGGCACGGATCTGGCGGGGCTGTCCGACCTGGCGCTGAAGTCGTCGCCCGGCGCGTACGGGATGGTGCTGCTGCCTTATCTGGAGGGCGAGCGGACGCCTCATCTGCCGCACACCGCAGGGTCGTTGCACGGGATGCGCCGGGAGAGCATGAAGCCGGAGCACCTGGCGCGGGCGGCCGTGGAGGGCATGCTGTGCGGGCTCGCGGACGCGCTGGACGTGCTGCGCGGTCGGGGCGTGGCGGTGCACCGGGTGTTCCTGCTGGGCGCGGCGGCCGAGCTGGGCGCGGTGCAGACGGCGGCGCCCGGGCTGTTCGGGGCGCAGGTCGTGGTGCCGCAGCCGGCCGACTACGCGGCGCTGGGTGCGGCCCGGCAGGCGGCCTGGGCGTGGAACGCGGCGCACCGTACGGGCACCCCGGCCGCCGGTGGGGACGGCGGATCGGGGTACCCGGAGCCTCCGCAGTGGCCGGCGGCGGCGAGCCAGGTCTTCGAGCCGGGCGAGGAGCTGCCGGTCTGGCAGGCGGTACGCCAGCAGTACGCGGCGGTGCGCGACGAGGCCCACCCGGGGGCGTTCCAGCGGGAGGGCTGA
- a CDS encoding N-acetyltransferase translates to MTPAFVHHSERPELWDRVSDEFAGIVPEYNLHGDINAGFWDRLFSDFADHQFLLHDPDTDTVLGAGRTLPRTWDGTPEGLGTGLDASIEAAFRDHDAGAAPDALCALGIEIPRAHQGRGHSTRLLGHMADMARAAGLSHVVVPVRPTWKDRYPLVPIERYASWTRPDGAPFDPWIRTQVRQGGTIAAAVAQSSRITGTVAEWETWTGMAFPDDGTYVFPGGLDTLHIDHARDRGAYWEPCVWITHDVRRPAPAP, encoded by the coding sequence ATGACCCCCGCCTTCGTGCACCACTCCGAACGCCCCGAACTCTGGGACCGCGTCAGCGACGAATTCGCCGGTATCGTCCCCGAATACAACCTCCACGGCGATATCAACGCCGGCTTCTGGGACCGCCTCTTCAGCGACTTCGCCGACCACCAGTTCCTCCTCCACGACCCGGACACCGACACCGTCCTGGGCGCCGGCCGCACCCTTCCGCGCACCTGGGACGGCACTCCCGAGGGCCTCGGCACCGGCCTCGACGCGTCCATCGAGGCGGCGTTCCGCGACCACGACGCGGGGGCCGCACCGGACGCCCTGTGCGCCCTGGGCATCGAGATCCCGCGCGCCCACCAGGGCAGGGGCCACTCCACCCGCCTCCTCGGGCACATGGCCGACATGGCCCGCGCCGCCGGCCTCTCCCACGTCGTCGTCCCGGTCCGCCCCACCTGGAAGGACCGCTATCCCCTCGTCCCCATCGAGCGCTACGCGTCCTGGACCCGCCCCGACGGCGCCCCCTTCGACCCATGGATCCGCACCCAGGTACGCCAGGGCGGCACCATCGCCGCCGCGGTGGCGCAGTCCTCCCGCATCACCGGCACGGTCGCCGAATGGGAGACCTGGACCGGCATGGCCTTCCCCGACGACGGCACCTACGTCTTCCCTGGCGGCCTGGACACCCTCCACATCGACCACGCCCGCGACCGGGGCGCGTACTGGGAACCCTGCGTCTGGATCACCCACGACGTCCGCAGGCCCGCACCCGCCCCCTGA
- a CDS encoding extracellular solute-binding protein produces the protein MVGRVSRSAAALGALAVLGPAAGCGGPVAAGRSGDLTVWLTVDAQESWPDLVSEVNDRFRRTHPTAHVTVQYQQWTSKNQKLDAALSGRQVPDVVEMGNSETTNYVVNGAFAPVDPARFDHSGEWLGALRDACRNDGKTYCVPYYAGPRVGIYRTDLLHQVGVDHAPRSYPELRADLDKLKRKFGAADRNFSAFYMPGRYWYAAMAFVKDAGGEIAVRKDGRWQGSLSSAASVRGLAAWKDLLDAYYVGDRSKDNGDEPAVVGQGRVGMFYGTTWEARAATDSRSGGSPQLRGKFATFAFPGPSGGPLPPFLGGSTLAVPAKSAHRDLAQDWIRLFTDRTSQRRLIAADTLPNNTAQLREVAAGGIDGPAAQAAGRGWMTPLAPGWGAVEKSQVLQEMLQDIATGKRSVADAAQAADRRIDAVINEN, from the coding sequence ATGGTGGGACGTGTCTCCCGTTCAGCGGCGGCCCTGGGGGCTCTCGCGGTGCTGGGGCCGGCGGCCGGCTGCGGCGGGCCGGTCGCGGCGGGCCGCTCGGGGGACCTGACGGTGTGGCTGACCGTCGACGCCCAGGAGAGCTGGCCGGATCTGGTCTCGGAAGTCAACGACCGGTTCCGCCGGACACATCCCACCGCCCACGTCACCGTGCAGTACCAGCAGTGGACCAGCAAGAACCAGAAACTCGACGCGGCACTGTCCGGGCGGCAGGTGCCCGACGTGGTCGAGATGGGAAACAGCGAGACCACCAATTACGTCGTCAACGGGGCGTTCGCACCCGTCGATCCGGCGCGGTTCGACCATTCCGGAGAATGGCTCGGGGCGCTCCGCGACGCCTGCCGCAACGACGGAAAGACATACTGCGTGCCGTATTACGCGGGCCCCCGCGTCGGTATCTACCGCACCGATCTCCTCCATCAGGTCGGCGTGGACCACGCGCCGCGCAGCTACCCGGAGTTGCGGGCGGATCTCGACAAGCTGAAGCGGAAGTTCGGCGCCGCCGACCGGAATTTCTCCGCGTTCTACATGCCGGGCCGCTACTGGTACGCGGCGATGGCGTTCGTCAAGGACGCGGGCGGCGAGATCGCGGTGCGCAAGGACGGCCGCTGGCAGGGGTCGCTGTCCTCGGCGGCGTCCGTCAGGGGCCTGGCCGCCTGGAAGGACCTGCTCGACGCGTACTACGTGGGCGACCGGTCCAAGGACAACGGCGACGAGCCGGCGGTGGTCGGCCAGGGCCGCGTCGGCATGTTCTACGGCACCACCTGGGAGGCCAGGGCCGCGACGGACAGCAGGTCGGGCGGCAGCCCGCAACTGCGCGGAAAGTTCGCCACGTTCGCCTTCCCCGGCCCCTCGGGCGGACCGCTGCCGCCGTTCCTGGGCGGCTCCACCCTCGCCGTCCCCGCCAAGTCCGCGCACCGGGACCTCGCCCAGGACTGGATCCGGCTGTTCACCGACCGCACCTCGCAGCGCCGGCTGATCGCCGCCGACACCCTGCCCAACAACACCGCCCAGCTGCGGGAGGTGGCCGCCGGCGGCATCGACGGCCCGGCCGCGCAGGCCGCCGGGCGCGGCTGGATGACCCCCCTGGCGCCGGGGTGGGGAGCCGTGGAGAAGTCCCAGGTCCTCCAGGAGATGCTCCAGGACATCGCGACCGGGAAGCGGTCGGTGGCGGATGCGGCACAGGCCGCGGACCGCCGGATCGACGCCGTGATCAACGAGAACTGA